Proteins from a single region of Paraburkholderia sp. ZP32-5:
- a CDS encoding LysR family transcriptional regulator has translation MSERVDAPMAEIAVFVAVAQTGSFTRAAEDLGSSKSNVGKAVQRLETRLGTKLFQRTTRAVRLTEDGETYLAAAQDALDGLRDAEQQLAARRSEPAGRVKIDLPAGFGRLLLPSFVGLRERYPKLTLEVALTDRMSDAIGEGWDVVVRIGVLPQDSELTVRKLCDLRLGLYASPDYLQRRGNITSLAELAEHDAVVFRGPTGRLRAWTVRDGTHIRELAPSPVLVLADGQALVEAAIAGFGVTQILDRVALPHVQAGRLVHLLPEADTDGPPVHAIISLGQKMAAKTRAVVNHLADTLQKTAG, from the coding sequence ATGAGCGAACGCGTTGATGCACCGATGGCCGAGATCGCGGTATTCGTCGCCGTCGCGCAGACCGGCAGCTTTACCCGCGCCGCCGAAGACCTCGGCAGCAGCAAGTCGAACGTCGGCAAGGCCGTGCAACGACTGGAAACGCGGCTCGGCACGAAGCTCTTTCAGCGCACCACGCGCGCGGTGCGGCTCACCGAGGATGGCGAAACCTATCTGGCCGCCGCGCAGGATGCGCTCGACGGACTGCGCGACGCGGAACAGCAACTCGCGGCACGGCGCTCGGAGCCCGCGGGACGCGTCAAGATCGATCTGCCGGCCGGCTTTGGCCGGCTGCTGCTGCCGAGCTTCGTCGGCTTACGCGAGCGCTATCCGAAACTGACGCTCGAAGTCGCGCTGACCGACCGGATGTCGGACGCGATTGGCGAAGGCTGGGACGTCGTCGTGCGGATCGGCGTGCTGCCGCAGGATAGCGAGCTGACCGTGCGCAAACTGTGCGACCTGCGCCTTGGTTTGTATGCATCGCCGGATTATCTGCAGCGGCGCGGCAACATCACATCGCTCGCCGAACTGGCCGAGCATGACGCGGTGGTGTTCCGTGGGCCCACCGGACGACTGCGTGCGTGGACAGTACGGGACGGCACGCATATTCGCGAGCTGGCGCCGTCGCCAGTACTGGTGCTTGCGGACGGTCAGGCGCTGGTCGAAGCGGCGATTGCGGGCTTCGGCGTTACGCAGATTCTCGACCGCGTCGCGCTGCCGCATGTCCAGGCGGGAAGACTCGTGCATCTGCTGCCCGAGGCCGACACCGATGGGCCGCCGGTCCACGCGATTATTTCGTTGGGTCAGAAGATGGCCGCGAAAACCCGTGCGGTGGTCAATCATCTGGCCGACACGCTGCAAAAGACTGCGGGCTAA
- a CDS encoding glutathione S-transferase family protein, with translation MKLYIAQATCSLAVQAVFNELGLSAELVHYDVFGKTTTDNISFANVNPLAYVPVLELDSGDHERLTETIVIAAYLADRHPQSGLIPAHGTLERVRMDQLLTFIATEIAQKHIPLMRKLMTPEGIAFTTNKLLNAYASLDARLADGRAYLTGEQFTVADAYVWATMWHERSGVKLDHLKHLMAYIARIEARPSVQKALKDEAEVVRQHQEQLAV, from the coding sequence ATGAAACTCTATATTGCTCAAGCGACATGTTCCCTCGCGGTTCAGGCCGTATTCAACGAATTGGGCCTGTCCGCCGAACTGGTGCACTACGACGTATTCGGCAAGACCACGACCGACAACATCAGCTTCGCGAACGTCAATCCGCTCGCTTACGTGCCGGTGCTCGAACTCGATAGCGGAGATCACGAACGGCTCACCGAAACCATCGTCATTGCCGCGTATCTGGCCGATCGCCATCCGCAGTCGGGGCTGATCCCCGCGCACGGCACGCTGGAGCGCGTCAGGATGGACCAGTTGCTGACGTTTATCGCCACCGAAATCGCGCAGAAGCACATTCCGCTGATGCGCAAACTGATGACGCCGGAAGGCATCGCATTCACGACCAACAAGCTGCTGAACGCGTACGCGTCACTCGATGCGCGTCTGGCCGATGGCCGCGCGTATCTGACCGGCGAGCAATTCACGGTCGCGGACGCGTATGTGTGGGCAACGATGTGGCACGAGCGCTCCGGCGTGAAGCTCGACCATTTGAAGCATCTGATGGCTTACATCGCGCGCATCGAAGCGCGTCCTTCGGTACAGAAGGCGCTGAAAGACGAAGCCGAGGTGGTGCGCCAGCATCAGGAGCAACTGGCGGTCTGA